GAAAGACTGGCGACTAAAAAGGAACTGGTTCATCTGTTCACACGGATTGAAAATGAACTGGATGCCCGCGGCTATTTTGATTCAATCATGAACCGACGGCCGGTGATCCTTGCCAATATGCGCAATATGTTCCACCGGTTTAACCTGATGGAAACTGATATCAAGGCGATGCAGGGCATTATCAAGGGGATATCCCGGCCTAAGAAAAAAGACGATTAGTTAAAGATTTCGTTCTTTTTGCCGGGAAAATCGCCCGATAATTACTTGTTAGTTGATAAAATAACAAAAAGCTTATTTACTGTTTCCTGAATTGTTCCTGATTTTTTTTGGGGGGAGGCAGAATGCGCGGAACTCTTGATCTATTTCACCTTAAGGTCGGTTTTTTGTGGCTCCTGACGGGCGTCACTTTTGGTACATGGATGGGAATTACGGAAAATTTCCAATATGCAAATGCTCACGCCCATGTGGGTCTGTTAGGGTTTGTTTTGCCCGTAATGTTCGGAATATTGCTTAAACTATATGGGCGCCTGAAGCAGGCAGCGCTGTCGGTCCTGCAGTTCTTTGTTTTTCATATCGGGGCGGCGACGCTTATTGCTGGCAAGGTTATTGTGACGAAATCTCCGGAACTTTTCCAAGTTGCAGCAATCGGTTCAATAATCACAATTTTGGGTGTTTTGCTTTTTCTTGTCATGATCTTTGGGTTAAAACACAAGCATATTGAATAAGACAAAGATCGGGATAAGCCCGACAGGAGAAGAATGTGACGATAACAAATGGTTTTGCTGAATTATCAGATATAACGCTGCATTACGCGGAAGTCGGGCGAGGCCATGACACGCTTGTTATTTTCCTGCATGGTTTTCCTGAATTCTGGTATACTTGGCGTCAACAGCTGCCGGTAATAGGGACACATTTTCACGCTGTGGCGCCGGATCTGCGCGGGTACAATCTGTCAGATCGGCCAGAAGATCCTAAAGCCTATACAATTGGTCCCTTAATCAATGATGTTATCGAGCTTGCGCATCATTTCGGACATGAGAAATTCTATCTTGTCTCTCATGACTGGGGGGCTGCTATTGGCTGGTCAGTTGCCCTTGCGCACCCAGATCGGGTGAAAGGCCTCTGTGTTTTAAACGGCCCGCATCCTTATATTTTCTCAAAACTGTTGGAAGAAGATGAAACCCAAATTGCCCACAGTCAGTATATGGCAGATTTTCGGGAGCCGGGGATAGAAGAAAAGCTGCAAGCCGATAATTGTGAATGGTTGTGGGACTGGACCTTCAAAAAACATTTCGAAAATGGGCAAATGACACAGGCCGATAAAAACGCCTATCTGGCCGCGTGGCAAAAACCCGGTGCCATTCGTGCCATGCTGAATTATTATCGAAACTCGCCGCTGACGCCACGTCCTAAATCGAAAGGCGTGAAGGGCCTTGAACTGGACCCCGATGCCTTCATTGTCAAGGTTCCCACACTTTTGGTCTGGGGCGAACAAGATCATGCGCTAGTGCCCGCAAATATTGACGGTATCGAAGTGTTTGTTCCTGATTTGAAGATCCTCAAAATGCCGAATGTCAGCCATTGGGTAACCCATGAAGCCCCAAAAGAAGTTGCCCGGGAAGTCTTGGCGTTTTTGACCGATTTGCAAAAGCGACAGAATGCAGCCAAAAATGCTGCAAAGTAAGTTGACTTCTAAAAACGCATGATTATAGTGCGCGTCTTGTGCAAGCCTCGTCGGCATGCCTTATCCTTTGATTTATTGGAATAAGATTATGACTAAACGTATCCAAGCCAAGTATAAAATTGATCGCCGCATGGGCGAAAATATCTGGGGTCGTCCGAAGAGCCCTGTTAATTCACGCGAATATGGACCAGGCCAGCATGGTCAGGGCCGTCGCGGTAAGCTCTCCGACTTTGGTATTCACCTTCGTGCAAAGCAGAAGCTGAAAGGTTACTACGGTAACATCACTGAAAAATCTTTCCGTCGTTTGTATGCTGAAGCCGTTCGTCTTAAAGGCGATACATCAGAAAACCTGATTGGTTTGCTTGAGCGTCGTTTGGATGCTGTTGTGTACCGTATGAAATTTGTACCAACTGTTTTCGCTGCTCGTCAGTTCGTCAACCACGGCCACGTGACTGTAAATGGTAAAAAAGTAAATATTGCTTCTTACCAGGTTAAAGTTGGTGATGTGATTGAAGTTCGCGAGAAATCAAAACAGATGGCTCTCGTTCTGGAAGCAACCGCAAGCGCAGAACGCGAAATTCCAGAATATATGGAAGTGGATCACAAAGCGATGAAAGGAACGTTCAACAACATTCCTGCATTGGCTGATGTTCCTTACCCGGTTGTCATGGAACCAAACCTGATCGTTGAATTCTACTCTCGTTAATTCGAGGGACCACATTTACAACATTTCCGATGTTGTTATCAGAGCCCCGCAGCGTTGTTGCGGGGCTTTTATTTTGTCCGGTGCGCTGACCTCTTTGTATTTGCTTGTTCGGAAAGGAGGATGGGGCGCATTATTCACAACAAATCACAGGCAATTATTTATGCAGGAAGGCGTCCTAAGAATGCCTGTTATAATTGCGAATTGCGTTGAAAAAATTATACATCCCTTTCCAAGATTTAGATCATTTTCGAAGTAACCGGCAATCATAGGCTCGCTACAATTGATTGTTTTCTTATGTTGAAAAGTTATATTACTGTTTAGACGATAAAAACCGACCTGTAATTTTATTGTTTTTTGGTTTTATTTTAAAGTTACTGTTTTTTTGGGGAATGGCGGTTTTTTGAATATTGTATCGGCATTACCGACGTTAAAATGTGACGACAAGTTTTCAGATATATCCTGTAGTTTTAAAATAGATTTATTTCTGAACAATAGAATGGCACCATTGCGATCTCTGTTCTGAGTGTTTTTGAAATATTGAATCAAAATAAATGAAGGGAGGTTTGGTTGGAACTGGGCAATCTTGATGCTGAAGCGTTGCTGAGAAGTCTGAATGCAGGCGTCGTCGTGCATAACAATCGAACAGAAATACTTTTTGCAAACCCGAAGGCATTGGAGCTTCTCCGGCTTTCTAAAGAGCAGGCCTTGGGCAAAGATGCAATGGACCCTAAGTGGCATTTTATTGGCTCTCATGGGGGGACGCTGACTATTGACCAATATCCAGTCAATCAGGTTCTTCAAAAACGTAAGGGGATTGCAAATCTGGAAATCGGGATATGTGATAGCACAAAAGATGAAGTGACATGGGTCTTGTGCAACGCCTATCCAGAATTTGAAAACGGGATCGTCGATAAGGTTATTGTGACGTTTATTGATGTGACCAAAGAACATCAAACAATACCGTACAAAGATATTGTGGATCTTTCTAACGATGTGATTGTTGTGACAAAAGCACGGCCTATCGATAACGAGGGGCCTGAAATCGTTTATGTAAATGATGCATTTACGGCCCTTACCGGCTACACAGCTGAAGAAGCAATCGGCAAAAACCCCAGAATTTTACAACGTGACGAAACTGATCCAGAAACAAGAAAACGCGTTCGAGATGCCTTGATTGCCAACGAACCATTACGCGAAGATATTTTGAATTTTTCGAAAAATGGCCGCCCGTACTGGCTGGATATGAATATCGTGCCTCTTAAAGATGAATTTGGCGAAATATCTTATTTTGCGGCCATTGAACGCGATGTTACTGAGACTAAAAACCTGCAGAACAAACTTCAGGATTTGGCCATCAAAGATCCTTTGACGGGTTTATATAACAGGCGCGGCTTTAGCGAATTAGGGCAAGAGAGTTTTTATATCGCCCGCCGTGTTCATCAGAAATACGCTGTTGCAATGATCGACATTGATCATTTTAAGAGTGTGAATGACGCCTATGGCCATGATATTGGTGATCTTGTTATTCAGGATCTTGCAAATTGCCTTAGAAATAGTTTTCGGGAAAGCGACCTTGTGGGCCGTATGGGCGGCGAAGAGTTTGCCGTTATTATGCCATCCACCAGTTTGGAGGCGGCCTATAAAAAACTGGATGAGTTACGATTGAAAATTTCCAACCGAAATTTAAAAGAACTGGAAGGACGTCCCTTTACTGTTAGCATCGGTCTCTGTCCATTAACAGACGAAACCAGAGGATTGGATGAATTGCTGAAAAACGCGGATAAGGCACTCTATGAAGCAAAAAAATCTGGCAGGAACAAAGTAACCGCCTTTTTTGAATAAATTATTCACAGCATTGCAGAACGAACCGTCGACACCAAACCGTTTGTTTGGGTTGATCGGGAACGTGCACTTGCCCGGTGTTGAAGTTCATTTTCAGGGGGTGCAAAGTTTTCGCCTGCAAAATCAAAATCAGTTATGCCCCAGCGTCTGATTGATCTACAAAGTAAAGCACCTTGATCGACATTGTTCTCTTTAGTACTTATGGCAAACTCTTTCCTAAATGAAGTGTAGAAAAAATGGAATTCTTAAGCATTTTTACCAGTCCAGAAGCCATCATTGCTTTGTTGACCTTGATCGTAATGGAGGTTGTTCTTGGGATTGATAATCTTATTTTTGTCTCGATCCTGAGTAATAAATTACCAGAACATCAACAGAAAACGGCACGGATGATCGGGATCAGTTTAGCGATGATTATGCGTCTGGGACTGTTGTCCGTGGTTGCAATCATCGTTAGTTTGACCCAGCCCGTTTTTACGATATTGGACCTTTCTTTTTCCTGGCGGGATCTGATAATGCTGGCCGGCGGCCTTTTCCTTGTCTGGAAAGCGACTACTGAAATCCATCATCATGTTGAAGGGAAGGACAATGACACGGAGGCGGGAGGGATTGTAAAAATCAGTTTCACGGCCGCTGTTACTCAAATTATCCTGCTGGATGTCGTTTTCTCGATCGACAGCATCATCACGGCGGTTGGAATGACAGACCAGATTGCAATTATGGTTATCGCGGTTGTTGTTGCGGTTTCCGTTATGTTGTTTGCGGCAAATCCGTTATCCGAGTTTATTTCGCGCAACCCAACAGTTGTTATGCTGGCTCTTGGTTTCTTGTTGATGATCGGGATGACATTGATTGCCGAAGGCTTTGGCGCTCACGTACCGAAAGGTTATTTGTATGCGGCGATGGCATTTTCCGCGCTGGTTGAACTGCTGAATACATTAACAAGAAAGAACCGGAAAAAGAAAAGCGCCTAAGAAGGCGCTTTGTCTATATTGGATTTTGATGGATGTGTTCAAGCTTCGGGGTTTAACAGAGAAGCCTCTGACTCAACACATCCCTCAATGCGCGCGATGGACCCATGGATTTTCACTTTTCTCTGGGCCATCAGCTTTAGCGCCAATGGATAAATTTTATGTTCCTGTTCAAGGATCCGCGCAGCCAGGCTTTCCGGTGTATCTTTTTGTAAAATCGGAACAGCAGCCTGCGCAATAATCGGTCCATCGTCCATTTCGGGCCGAACAACATGAACCGTACATCCGGTAAAGCGCGCCCCTGATTCAATAGCGCGTTCATGAACATGCAGGCCTTTGAACGCGGGCAGAAGCGATGGGTGAATATTGATGATAGAGTCGCGCCAACGGTTGACGAAGTCGGCCGTCAAAAGACGCATGAAGCCTGCAAGGCAAATAAGGTCAATTTGCATGCCTTCCAGATATTCGTTAATCGCAGCATCAAAATCATCGCGATTGTCGTAGTCACGATGATTAATCACTTTGGTAGGAATATTATGCGCTTTGGCAAATTCCAGCCCGCCAGCATCTGGATTATTTGACAGGATCGTTACGATCTCTGCCGGGAACCCTTCTTCCTGACTGGCTTTAACCAGGGCCTGCATATTTGAACCCCGGGAAGAAATGAAAATTGCTACTTTCACTTTAAAAACGCCTCTTCCAAATCAGGAATTGAAACCTGCTCAGCATCGGTCTCTCGGGCAATGAGGCGACCCACTGTCTGAGCGTTCTCTCCGTGATCGGATAACAATTGCAAGGCAGCCTCTTCATTTTCAGGGGCCACGGCAACAATCATGCCCAGTCCACAGTTAAAGGTTGTCGCCAATTCCCGCGGCGCAATATTGCCAAGCTCGGCCAGCCATTTAAACAAGGGCGGCAATGTCCAAGCATTCGCGTCAATTTCCGCAGTCAGGGTGTCCGGCAAAATACGCGGAATATTTTCATAAAGCCCGCCGCCAGTAATATGAGAAAGGGCCTTGATATGACCCGCACGAATGCTGGCAAGGCAGCTTTTTACATAAATTCGGGTCGGGGCAATCAAGGCGTCGCCCAAAATAACATTTTCATCGAACGGGGCCGGTGCTTCCAGATCCAGCTTAAAGTCGCTGAGCAGCCGACGGACCAGGGAATAACCGTTTGAATGAACACCGCTGGATGAAAGACCAATTAAAATGTCTCCTTCATTCAAGGTGTCTGCTTTGAGAAGCTGGTCTCTTTCAACCGCGCCGACTGTAAAGCCGGCCATGTCATAATCGCCCTTCGCATACATGCCCGGCATCTCCGCGGTTTCACCACCGATCAGCGCGCAGCCAGCCTGCTTGCAGCCTTCGGCGATACCGGCAACGATATCCCGGGTTGCTTCGACATCCAATCCACCGGTTGCAAAATAATCGAGGAAGAAAAGAGGTTCTGCCCCCTGAACGACAAGGTCATTCACGCACATGGCAACCAGATCGATCCCAACCGTGTCATGCTTGTTCATATCGATGGCGACTTTTAGTTTTGTACCAACACCGTCCGTTGCTGAAACAAGCAGTGGATCTTTGAAGCCTGCCGCTTTAGGATCAAAAATCGCCCCAAAACCACCCAGATCAGCATTAGCGCCCGGCCTGCGGGTCATTGCTGCAAGTGGTTTGATGGCATCAACAAGAGAATTGCCTGCGTCAATATCGACACCTGCATCTTTGTAATTGTAACTTTTTTTGGAGCTATCGGTCTTCATAAGATATGCTGTATCCGGTATCCTGATTCTAGATGCGTCAACATACGTTTTTTCCAGTGGTTTGCAATGACGGAAACGAAACACATTCGAAGTTATTTTGCCTTGCTATCGTTCATAATAGCGAGTTTTCTCCTTTTCGGCATTAACAATGCGCGGGCAACGGATAGTAAACTCTATTCAGTGAAAGGTATTTCGGTGGACGCCACAGCGGCTTCTGCAAGTGAAGCGCGGACGCTTGCGGTCGCCGCAGGACAGCGGCGGGCGTATAAAGCATTGTTAAGAAACCTTATTCCAAGGTCTTATCATGATTCCCTGCCAGAAGTTTCAGATGCCGACTTAACCGCGATGATAACTGGTTTTCAGGTATCCAATGAAAAAACGTCGGCGACGCGTTATCTGGCGGATTTGATCTTTGATTTCAAACCGGAGAGCGTCCGGCCGATTCTACAGGCCAACAATCTTCCCTATGCTGAGACCCGAAGCAAACCGGTTCTGATCCTGCCCGTGTATGACGCATTGGGCGCCAAGACCCTTTGGGGGGAACCTAACCCGTGGCGTGATACCTGGATTGACGTTTTTGAAAATGGAAACGGCCCCATAGGGAACTCCAAACGCTTGGACGACTGGGCGCAAACGCGGGTCGTGCCTATCATGGTTCCCAGCGGTTCGCTTGACGATATTCGAACAGTGTCTGTTGAAGATGCGGTCGGTTTAAACGGTCCAGCGCTTACCGAGATTGCGGATAGTTACGGGGCCGGCGTTGTTATGGTCGTGTATGCCAGCCTGCAAAATCAGGGGGGGATACGTCGTCTGGATGTATCTATCCAGCGGAATGATGCTTTTAGTACCGCTGTGGTCGAAAGTTACACCGGCGGACAAACAAACAGCGATATTTTCCGAACGGCCATCTTTGATATTGTCGATAACCTTCAGGAAGGTTGGAAAGATCAATATATTCTGGATCGCAGTATCGAGAACAAGCTGGCCGTTTCTACAACAATTTCCAGTCTCTCAGAATGGATGGCCATTCAGGAAAAAACAAAATCAGTTCCCGCTGTTCAGCAAATCAAAATCCGGGAATTGTCCGTAGAGAAGGCATTTTGGGAGATTTCATTTGTCGGTGAAATTGACCAGCTCTCCAGCGCGTTGGCGCAACGGGATTTGTTCTTGAATTCAGTCGATGGCTTTTGGCTTTTAGAAGCAGCTACACACGAATAGTAAGATTGTAAATAGTGTCTCTTCTTTAGAATACAGTTCGGAAAATAGCTTGAATATACCCAATAGCATAACTTTGGCGCGTATCCTGACGGTACCGTTGATTGTATGGCTGATCCTTAGCGAAGAAATGCTGATTGCCTTTATTGTCTTTGTTTTGGGCGGGCTTTCTGATGCTCTGGATGGTCTGATTGCCAAACAGTTTAATCTGGTAACCCATCTGGGCAAATATCTGGACCCGTTGGCTGACAAAATCTTGCTGGTTTCCGTTTATGTCACGCTGGGGATCAAGGAATATATCCCAAGTTGGCTTGTGATCCTTGTTGTCAGTCGTGATTTACTTATCGTGGGAGGGGTCCTTTTTTCTCATGCAATGGAACGCAACCTGCGGATCCATCCTGTTTTGATCAGCAAGATAAATACATTCTTTCAAATTGCATTAGCCGCGGTCGTGTTGGGAACAGCAGGCTTTAATGTTGAATTAGGTGTTTGGCAGGTGAGTATTGTCTATACTGTTGCAATCACGACGGTTTTGTCTGGATACTACTATCTGTCAAGTTGGATGAAACAATCCGAACAAACTGGAATGAGGGGCTGAACGGATATGACAATTCAACAACATATGAGGTTTTGGACAGTTCTGATCGCACTGTTTGTCCTTTTTCTCATTCTATTAAGTGACATCCTGCTGCCTTTTGTTCTTGGCATGGCCGTTGCGTATTTCCTCGATCCTGTTGCGGATAAGCTGGAAGCGAAAGGATTGGGACGGACAACCGCGACATCGATTATTGTGGGCATTTTCTTACTGTTAAGTTGCCTCTTTATCATTCTGTTAGTGCCGGCGCTCATTGATCAGCTAATCGGCTTATTGAAAAGATTACCCGGTTATATCACAGCGCTATACGATTTCTTTAAACCCATCATTGCACGGTTTGTGGATATTGAAATGCTTCAGGCCAGCGAAGAATTCCGCGCGGCCATAAGCAGTTATGCCTCTAATGCTGTCAAAAATCTGGGATCGTTATCTTCTAATCTTCTCAGCCAGGGGCTTGCACTGGTAAATCTGTTATCGCTGCTTGTTATTACCCCGGTTGTTGCTTTTTACCTGTTGCGTGACTGGGACCGGATTACCGCGAAAGTGGATAGTTGGATTCCCCGAAGCAAACTGACTGAAATCCGGCAAATCGCAACAGATATCGATTTCGTTCTTGCCGGATTTGTCCGCGGGCAGTCGACAGTATGCCTTATCCTTTCAATCTATTATGGAACGGCCCTGTTGGCTGTCGGCTTGGAATTTGGTCTTGTGATCGGCATTGTAACTGGCTTGATCTCATTCATACCGTTTGTTGGGGCCATCGTCGGTTTTATCGCCTCGGTGGGTGTGGCCATTTTTCAATTCTGGCCTGACTTTTTTCAAATTGGCATTGTCGGGGCCATCTTTATTGTCGGTCAGGTTCTCGAAGGATATGTCCTAACACCCAAGCTGGTCGGCGAAAAAGTGGGGCTTCACCCGGTTTGGGTCATGTTTGGCTTGTTGGCAGGCGGTAGCCTGTTCGGTTTTGTCGGTGTGTTAATTGCGGTGCCCTTGGCTGCTGTCGTCGGTGTCGTAAGCCGTTTCGCGCTTTCCCAATATATGAGCAGTCCGCTTTATGGGCGAAATCAGGAGCAGTTGGAGGGGGACGAGTGAAGTCAGAACAACTGCCCCTTGACCTTGCGTGGAGAGCCGCACACGGACGGGATGATTTTCTGGTTGCGGGCCCTAATAAAGAGGCGGTTGCCTGGATCGACCGCTGGCCAGACTGGCCAAGCCGGTTTCTGTTGCTGACTGGCCCTGATGGGTGCGGAAAAACCCATTTGTCTCATGTCTGGATGGAACGGAATAAAGCGGCCCTGATAACATCGGAAGAGTTGGGTATGCTACCAATGGACACGCTGTCTAATTTTGCCCGTGCCCCCCTGGTCATTGAAAATATTGGCCCTGATGTGCCCGAAGAAAATCTGTTTCACCTGTATAATCTGGTAAAAGAGAAAGGGGGGTCTGTTCTTATGACGTCCCGTTACAATTATTCAGAATGGCCCCTCACGCTCCCCGATCTCATTTCGCGCCTTGGTACCGTTCAGGTCGCTAGAATTGAAGAGCCGGATGATGAGTTATTTGCTTCCGTTCTGGTAAAGCTATTTGCCGATAGGCAGTTACAGGTCACCCCTGAAATCTTGCAATATCTAATGGTTCGCCTTGAAAGATCGTTTGGGCAGGCACGGCATGTGGTGTCCGCTCTCGACGATCTATCATTGGCCCATAAACGGCGCATAACCATCCCACTCGTAAGGGATCTATTGGAAAAAGAAGGACAATTATAATGGATTTCGGAATTAAGGGTCGCAGGGCAATTGTATGCGCTTCCAGTAAAGGGCTTGGACGGGCCTGTGCGGAAGCCTTGGCAGAAGAGGGGGTAAATCTGGTTTTGACAGCCCGAACAGAAGGCCCCTTGCTAAAAACCGCAGAGGAAATTCGTACAAAATATGACGTGAATGTTGTCGCCATTGCAGGGGACATTACCACGGAAGAAGGACGGGCTGCTGTTCTGAAGGAATGTCCTGATCCTGACATCTTGATCAATAACGCGGGTGGCCCACCTCCAGGTGACTTCAGGGACTGGTCTACTGAAGACTGGATGAAAGCGTTGAATGCCAACATGTTGACGGCTATCGAATTGATCCGTCAGACAGTGGATGGGATGCAGGAACGTAAATTTGGTCGCATCATCAATATAACATCGGCGGCCGTAAAAGCGCCGATCGATATTCTAGGGCTCTCCAATGGCGCACGCGCCGGTTTAACGGGTTTTGTCGCCGGGATTTCGCGCAAAACAGTCGCCCATAACGTGACAATCAATGGCTTGTTGCCCGGTCCATTTGATACGGATCGGCTGAAATCAACATTGGAACCCGCGGCAAAAGCCACGGGAAAATCCATCAAGGAAGTGGCCGCGGAACGCGCCGCACTGAACCCGGCCGGGCGTTTTGGTCAGCCCGAGGAATTTGGGGCCACCTGCGCGTTTTTATGCAGTGACAAAGCTGGTTTCATTACAGGCCAGAATATTCTCTTGGACGGGGGTGCCTTCCCGGGTACTCTTTAACCAACAAACAAGACGGGGGCTCGCATGAAGAAATTAGTACGTGGATTAACTTTTATGGCCGCTATAGGGATGAGCGGCACAGCATCTGCAAATTCAGGTGTCATCGGCATATGGGAAACGGTCGAGGGTAAAAGTCATGTGCAGATTTCTTCCTGTGGAGAGAATAAATATTGCGGTGAACTGATTTGGCTCAAGGAACCGAACACTGAAAAAGGCGAGCCAAAAACCGACATTAATAATCAAGACGAAAAACTTAGAAATAGACCGATTATTGGTATTCAGCTGCTGAATGGGTTGGAAAAAACTGGGCCCAACGAATGGGATGATGGGACAATTTATAACCCGGAAGATGGCAATACCTATAGTTCTGAAATGCGCCTTATCGATACCGATCAGCTACAGGTTGAAGGATGTGTATTGTTTATTTGCAAAGAACAAATCTGGACACGAAAGAAATAGGAAATACTTGATAAAGCTGCATTTTGTCACAAAATGGTGATATACAGGTGGTATGGGAATGGAACTTATCCCAATCCATTAAGGTGGTGCTGTGAATTCTCCTATTATTGTCTCTGATCAAGAAGAGTTGTCTGATGTAAATCCAGAAAGCCATAGTCGGTTTATAAACCGCGAACTTTCCTGGCTTTCTTTTAACTGGCGGGTCTTGGAAGAGGCCGAAAATAAGAACCACCCCTTGTTGGAGCGGTTAAGATTTTTGTCCATTTCGGCGACCAATCTTGATGAATTCTACATGGTTCGGGTTGCGGGGCTTCTCGGCCAGATCAACGC
This region of Sneathiella aquimaris genomic DNA includes:
- a CDS encoding AI-2E family transporter — its product is MTIQQHMRFWTVLIALFVLFLILLSDILLPFVLGMAVAYFLDPVADKLEAKGLGRTTATSIIVGIFLLLSCLFIILLVPALIDQLIGLLKRLPGYITALYDFFKPIIARFVDIEMLQASEEFRAAISSYASNAVKNLGSLSSNLLSQGLALVNLLSLLVITPVVAFYLLRDWDRITAKVDSWIPRSKLTEIRQIATDIDFVLAGFVRGQSTVCLILSIYYGTALLAVGLEFGLVIGIVTGLISFIPFVGAIVGFIASVGVAIFQFWPDFFQIGIVGAIFIVGQVLEGYVLTPKLVGEKVGLHPVWVMFGLLAGGSLFGFVGVLIAVPLAAVVGVVSRFALSQYMSSPLYGRNQEQLEGDE
- a CDS encoding DUF2066 domain-containing protein, yielding MTETKHIRSYFALLSFIIASFLLFGINNARATDSKLYSVKGISVDATAASASEARTLAVAAGQRRAYKALLRNLIPRSYHDSLPEVSDADLTAMITGFQVSNEKTSATRYLADLIFDFKPESVRPILQANNLPYAETRSKPVLILPVYDALGAKTLWGEPNPWRDTWIDVFENGNGPIGNSKRLDDWAQTRVVPIMVPSGSLDDIRTVSVEDAVGLNGPALTEIADSYGAGVVMVVYASLQNQGGIRRLDVSIQRNDAFSTAVVESYTGGQTNSDIFRTAIFDIVDNLQEGWKDQYILDRSIENKLAVSTTISSLSEWMAIQEKTKSVPAVQQIKIRELSVEKAFWEISFVGEIDQLSSALAQRDLFLNSVDGFWLLEAATHE
- a CDS encoding HdaA/DnaA family protein, encoding MKSEQLPLDLAWRAAHGRDDFLVAGPNKEAVAWIDRWPDWPSRFLLLTGPDGCGKTHLSHVWMERNKAALITSEELGMLPMDTLSNFARAPLVIENIGPDVPEENLFHLYNLVKEKGGSVLMTSRYNYSEWPLTLPDLISRLGTVQVARIEEPDDELFASVLVKLFADRQLQVTPEILQYLMVRLERSFGQARHVVSALDDLSLAHKRRITIPLVRDLLEKEGQL
- a CDS encoding SDR family oxidoreductase, which codes for MDFGIKGRRAIVCASSKGLGRACAEALAEEGVNLVLTARTEGPLLKTAEEIRTKYDVNVVAIAGDITTEEGRAAVLKECPDPDILINNAGGPPPGDFRDWSTEDWMKALNANMLTAIELIRQTVDGMQERKFGRIINITSAAVKAPIDILGLSNGARAGLTGFVAGISRKTVAHNVTINGLLPGPFDTDRLKSTLEPAAKATGKSIKEVAAERAALNPAGRFGQPEEFGATCAFLCSDKAGFITGQNILLDGGAFPGTL
- the purN gene encoding phosphoribosylglycinamide formyltransferase — encoded protein: MQALVKASQEEGFPAEIVTILSNNPDAGGLEFAKAHNIPTKVINHRDYDNRDDFDAAINEYLEGMQIDLICLAGFMRLLTADFVNRWRDSIINIHPSLLPAFKGLHVHERAIESGARFTGCTVHVVRPEMDDGPIIAQAAVPILQKDTPESLAARILEQEHKIYPLALKLMAQRKVKIHGSIARIEGCVESEASLLNPEA
- a CDS encoding alpha/beta fold hydrolase, which translates into the protein MTITNGFAELSDITLHYAEVGRGHDTLVIFLHGFPEFWYTWRQQLPVIGTHFHAVAPDLRGYNLSDRPEDPKAYTIGPLINDVIELAHHFGHEKFYLVSHDWGAAIGWSVALAHPDRVKGLCVLNGPHPYIFSKLLEEDETQIAHSQYMADFREPGIEEKLQADNCEWLWDWTFKKHFENGQMTQADKNAYLAAWQKPGAIRAMLNYYRNSPLTPRPKSKGVKGLELDPDAFIVKVPTLLVWGEQDHALVPANIDGIEVFVPDLKILKMPNVSHWVTHEAPKEVAREVLAFLTDLQKRQNAAKNAAK
- a CDS encoding sensor domain-containing diguanylate cyclase, producing the protein MELGNLDAEALLRSLNAGVVVHNNRTEILFANPKALELLRLSKEQALGKDAMDPKWHFIGSHGGTLTIDQYPVNQVLQKRKGIANLEIGICDSTKDEVTWVLCNAYPEFENGIVDKVIVTFIDVTKEHQTIPYKDIVDLSNDVIVVTKARPIDNEGPEIVYVNDAFTALTGYTAEEAIGKNPRILQRDETDPETRKRVRDALIANEPLREDILNFSKNGRPYWLDMNIVPLKDEFGEISYFAAIERDVTETKNLQNKLQDLAIKDPLTGLYNRRGFSELGQESFYIARRVHQKYAVAMIDIDHFKSVNDAYGHDIGDLVIQDLANCLRNSFRESDLVGRMGGEEFAVIMPSTSLEAAYKKLDELRLKISNRNLKELEGRPFTVSIGLCPLTDETRGLDELLKNADKALYEAKKSGRNKVTAFFE
- the rpsD gene encoding 30S ribosomal protein S4 — translated: MTKRIQAKYKIDRRMGENIWGRPKSPVNSREYGPGQHGQGRRGKLSDFGIHLRAKQKLKGYYGNITEKSFRRLYAEAVRLKGDTSENLIGLLERRLDAVVYRMKFVPTVFAARQFVNHGHVTVNGKKVNIASYQVKVGDVIEVREKSKQMALVLEATASAEREIPEYMEVDHKAMKGTFNNIPALADVPYPVVMEPNLIVEFYSR
- a CDS encoding CDP-alcohol phosphatidyltransferase family protein gives rise to the protein MNIPNSITLARILTVPLIVWLILSEEMLIAFIVFVLGGLSDALDGLIAKQFNLVTHLGKYLDPLADKILLVSVYVTLGIKEYIPSWLVILVVSRDLLIVGGVLFSHAMERNLRIHPVLISKINTFFQIALAAVVLGTAGFNVELGVWQVSIVYTVAITTVLSGYYYLSSWMKQSEQTGMRG
- a CDS encoding TerC family protein — protein: MEFLSIFTSPEAIIALLTLIVMEVVLGIDNLIFVSILSNKLPEHQQKTARMIGISLAMIMRLGLLSVVAIIVSLTQPVFTILDLSFSWRDLIMLAGGLFLVWKATTEIHHHVEGKDNDTEAGGIVKISFTAAVTQIILLDVVFSIDSIITAVGMTDQIAIMVIAVVVAVSVMLFAANPLSEFISRNPTVVMLALGFLLMIGMTLIAEGFGAHVPKGYLYAAMAFSALVELLNTLTRKNRKKKSA
- the purM gene encoding phosphoribosylformylglycinamidine cyclo-ligase; this encodes MKTDSSKKSYNYKDAGVDIDAGNSLVDAIKPLAAMTRRPGANADLGGFGAIFDPKAAGFKDPLLVSATDGVGTKLKVAIDMNKHDTVGIDLVAMCVNDLVVQGAEPLFFLDYFATGGLDVEATRDIVAGIAEGCKQAGCALIGGETAEMPGMYAKGDYDMAGFTVGAVERDQLLKADTLNEGDILIGLSSSGVHSNGYSLVRRLLSDFKLDLEAPAPFDENVILGDALIAPTRIYVKSCLASIRAGHIKALSHITGGGLYENIPRILPDTLTAEIDANAWTLPPLFKWLAELGNIAPRELATTFNCGLGMIVAVAPENEEAALQLLSDHGENAQTVGRLIARETDAEQVSIPDLEEAFLK